The following are encoded together in the Pedobacter sp. D749 genome:
- a CDS encoding MBL fold metallo-hydrolase produces the protein MKITFYGHASLGIEVDGKNIIVDPFITGNTLADAIDISILISLV, from the coding sequence ATGAAAATTACATTTTACGGACATGCTTCTTTAGGAATTGAAGTGGACGGAAAAAATATTATTGTGGATCCATTTATTACAGGAAATACTCTGGCAGATGCAATCGACATTTCTATCTTAATTTCTTTGGTCTGA
- a CDS encoding aromatic alcohol reductase, protein MENTSILVLGAGELGMPVIRNLAKKSKHSTNTKITVLLRQSTINSTDIEKKRNIDELKVLGVELLAGDLTSASSELIQIFKEFDAIVSCTGYGSGAGGFQFKLARAVLDAGVKRYFPWQFGVDFEIIGRGSAQDLFDEQLDVRELLRSQNATKWVIISTGLFTSYLFQPFFGVVDFDNKVVNALGSLNTAVTVTTPDDIGMLTAEIFFEEPAIENSIVYIAGDTITYKQLGDVVESLSGQKFERSVSDLEELGNDLKNDPTNFVYKYRSIFGDGRGVSWDFNTTFNSQRGIKTTSAREWAEKNIDWSLNKNI, encoded by the coding sequence ATGGAAAATACATCAATTTTAGTGTTAGGCGCGGGCGAACTAGGAATGCCTGTTATACGCAATCTGGCAAAAAAGTCAAAACACTCAACCAATACAAAAATCACAGTACTACTTCGTCAGTCTACTATAAATTCAACGGATATTGAAAAAAAACGCAATATTGACGAGCTTAAGGTTCTGGGAGTAGAATTGCTGGCAGGAGATCTGACATCTGCTTCTTCCGAACTTATTCAGATTTTTAAGGAATTCGATGCCATTGTCTCTTGCACAGGTTATGGAAGTGGTGCCGGTGGTTTTCAGTTCAAACTTGCAAGAGCCGTACTTGACGCAGGTGTAAAACGATATTTCCCCTGGCAATTCGGGGTTGATTTTGAAATAATTGGTCGTGGTAGTGCCCAAGATCTTTTCGATGAGCAGCTGGATGTACGTGAACTTCTTAGATCACAAAATGCTACAAAATGGGTTATTATCTCAACTGGATTGTTTACAAGTTATTTGTTTCAACCCTTTTTTGGTGTTGTAGATTTCGATAATAAAGTTGTAAATGCACTAGGGAGTTTAAATACTGCAGTAACCGTTACCACTCCTGATGATATAGGGATGTTAACTGCTGAAATCTTTTTTGAAGAACCAGCAATCGAGAACAGTATTGTTTACATCGCTGGCGATACAATTACTTATAAACAATTGGGGGATGTTGTAGAGTCGTTGTCAGGGCAAAAATTTGAACGTTCAGTTTCCGATTTAGAAGAGTTAGGAAATGATTTAAAAAATGACCCAACAAATTTTGTCTACAAGTACAGGTCTATTTTTGGAGACGGGCGAGGTGTATCTTGGGATTTTAATACAACCTTTAATTCTCAGAGGGGAATTAAGACTACTTCTGCCAGAGAATGGGCGGAAAAGAATATAGACTGGAGTCTTAATAAAAACATATAA
- a CDS encoding helix-turn-helix domain-containing protein, whose amino-acid sequence MNDDEINKAWDDICNVLNKDQDDLKKDILNHVGNKWSLFIIHGLGVDGRMRFSALQHHISGISQRMLTKCLRELERDGLISRSIYPEVPPRVEYELTKLGKGLLIQVTPLWFWIASHIDAFQDARSNYTK is encoded by the coding sequence ATGAACGATGATGAAATCAACAAGGCCTGGGATGACATTTGCAATGTGTTAAATAAAGATCAAGATGATCTTAAAAAAGATATATTGAATCATGTTGGTAATAAATGGTCGTTATTTATCATTCATGGTTTAGGAGTGGATGGACGAATGCGTTTTTCAGCATTACAGCACCATATCAGTGGTATAAGTCAAAGGATGTTGACCAAATGTCTTCGCGAACTGGAACGGGACGGCTTGATAAGCCGAAGTATTTATCCTGAAGTACCTCCAAGAGTCGAATATGAATTGACAAAACTAGGTAAAGGATTGCTTATTCAGGTTACCCCGCTTTGGTTTTGGATTGCTAGTCACATCGACGCTTTCCAAGATGCTCGCAGCAATTATACCAAATAG
- a CDS encoding sugar MFS transporter, whose amino-acid sequence MQQTPRPGQTQGPKPLIIICALFFIFGFVTWANGTLIPFFKLSFGLSNLQAFFVTFASYMAYFFLALPSSWILKKVGFKNGIILGLVILGLGSLIFIPAAQTRTFGLFLTGIFVQGAALALLQTASNPYLTIIGPIESAAKRISIAGICNKFAGMIVPLVMGSLFLKNASEVEKKIKAATGAVHEQLLNDVLGRVNMPYIVLAIVFCLFAVFIKFTDLPEVEVEEDVIDESKGAVVKHQSIFQFPHLFLGALCIFVYVGAEVMAGDIIGIYGRELGITAEISGKLTSITLFSMLIGYIIGIVTIPKYISQQKALRVCAILGIIFTILSFAISSWFAVIFVALLGLANSLMWPAIFPLGISHLGKFTKIGSAIMVMGIAGGAIMPLLYAFLNEKLHVNFQLAYLLTVLPCYLYILFFAIKGHKAGLNLK is encoded by the coding sequence ATGCAACAAACACCAAGGCCAGGTCAAACCCAAGGGCCGAAACCGCTTATTATTATTTGCGCCCTATTCTTTATTTTTGGTTTTGTAACCTGGGCAAACGGAACCTTAATTCCTTTCTTCAAATTATCTTTCGGATTATCAAACTTACAGGCCTTCTTTGTAACCTTTGCATCATACATGGCTTACTTCTTTTTAGCGCTGCCATCATCGTGGATCCTGAAGAAAGTGGGTTTTAAAAATGGAATTATTTTAGGTTTGGTAATTTTAGGACTGGGCTCTTTAATATTCATCCCTGCAGCCCAAACCAGAACTTTTGGTTTGTTTTTAACCGGGATTTTTGTTCAGGGAGCTGCATTGGCTTTGTTGCAAACAGCCTCAAATCCATACTTAACTATTATTGGCCCGATAGAAAGTGCTGCAAAACGGATTAGTATTGCAGGGATCTGTAATAAATTTGCCGGAATGATTGTGCCTTTGGTTATGGGCAGTTTGTTTTTAAAAAATGCCTCAGAAGTAGAAAAAAAGATCAAAGCGGCAACCGGAGCTGTTCACGAGCAGTTATTGAACGATGTTTTGGGTCGTGTAAATATGCCTTACATTGTTTTAGCCATCGTTTTTTGCCTTTTTGCCGTTTTTATTAAATTTACTGACTTACCTGAGGTGGAGGTTGAAGAAGATGTTATAGACGAAAGTAAAGGCGCTGTTGTAAAACATCAAAGCATATTCCAGTTTCCGCATTTATTCCTTGGTGCCCTTTGTATTTTTGTGTATGTAGGCGCCGAGGTAATGGCAGGTGATATTATTGGTATTTATGGACGTGAGTTAGGTATTACCGCCGAGATTAGTGGTAAGTTAACTTCCATTACACTGTTTAGTATGTTAATCGGCTACATTATCGGTATCGTTACCATTCCCAAATACATCTCCCAGCAAAAAGCCCTTAGAGTATGCGCTATTTTAGGCATTATCTTCACCATTTTATCTTTTGCCATTTCGAGTTGGTTTGCTGTAATTTTTGTAGCCTTATTGGGTTTAGCCAATTCACTTATGTGGCCTGCAATTTTCCCGCTGGGCATTAGCCACTTGGGTAAATTTACCAAAATTGGTTCGGCGATTATGGTAATGGGGATAGCAGGCGGAGCCATTATGCCGCTCCTTTATGCTTTTTTAAATGAAAAGTTACATGTTAACTTTCAACTGGCCTATCTTTTAACCGTATTGCCTTGTTACTTATATATCCTGTTTTTTGCGATAAAAGGCCACAAGGCAGGATTGAATTTAAAATAA
- a CDS encoding HAD-IIIA family hydrolase produces the protein MNKAIFLDRDGVLNHEIYDYICRVEDFKILDYQIPVLKKLFDEGYLLIVITNQGGIALKRYTEQELAIMHQMLRNAFVAKGADIAGFYYCPHHPTVGGECKCRKPASGMILDAIDMYDIDPAQSIMIGDKPRDVEAANGAGVKGILIEPDEQISYEKIKEVLSRESLV, from the coding sequence ATGAACAAAGCTATTTTTCTCGACCGTGACGGTGTACTTAACCACGAAATTTACGATTACATCTGCCGTGTTGAAGATTTTAAAATCTTAGATTATCAAATTCCGGTATTAAAAAAGCTATTTGATGAAGGTTATCTCTTAATCGTAATCACAAATCAAGGTGGTATTGCCTTAAAGCGCTATACTGAACAAGAACTGGCCATTATGCATCAAATGCTCCGCAACGCTTTTGTGGCTAAAGGAGCTGATATTGCTGGCTTTTATTATTGCCCGCATCACCCAACTGTTGGCGGCGAATGCAAATGCAGAAAACCAGCTTCCGGAATGATTTTAGATGCCATTGATATGTACGATATCGACCCGGCACAATCTATCATGATCGGCGATAAGCCAAGAGACGTTGAAGCCGCAAATGGGGCAGGAGTAAAGGGTATTCTGATTGAACCTGATGAGCAGATTAGTTATGAGAAGATTAAGGAAGTCCTTAGTCGTGAGTCTTTAGTCTAG
- the fsa gene encoding fructose-6-phosphate aldolase has translation MKFFIDTANLDQIKEAQDLGILDGVTTNPSLMAKEGITGEENVINHYKAICDIVDDNVSAEVIATTFDEIVKEGEALAALNPKIVVKVPMIKDGVKAIKYFSSKGIKTNCTLIFSAGQALLAAKAGATYVSPFLGRLDDISSDGLVLIEDIRTIFDNYGYETQILAASIRGPLHIVNCAKLGADVITAPLAAIVGLLKHPLTDSGLATFLADHAKAAGK, from the coding sequence ATGAAATTTTTTATTGACACAGCAAATCTTGATCAAATCAAAGAAGCACAAGATCTTGGCATTTTAGATGGCGTAACCACCAACCCTAGCTTAATGGCTAAAGAAGGTATTACCGGCGAAGAAAATGTAATTAACCACTATAAAGCCATTTGCGATATCGTTGATGATAATGTAAGTGCTGAAGTTATTGCGACTACTTTCGATGAGATTGTTAAAGAAGGTGAAGCTTTAGCTGCTTTAAACCCTAAAATCGTGGTAAAAGTACCAATGATTAAAGATGGTGTTAAAGCCATTAAATATTTCTCTTCAAAAGGAATTAAAACCAATTGTACTTTAATTTTCTCTGCCGGACAGGCTTTATTGGCTGCAAAAGCAGGAGCTACTTATGTTTCTCCGTTTTTAGGCCGTTTAGATGATATTTCTAGCGATGGTTTGGTTTTAATTGAAGATATCAGAACTATTTTTGATAACTACGGTTACGAAACTCAGATTTTAGCGGCATCAATCCGCGGACCATTACACATTGTAAACTGTGCTAAATTAGGTGCTGATGTAATTACTGCACCGTTAGCTGCTATTGTAGGTTTATTAAAACACCCACTAACAGATAGCGGTTTAGCTACATTTTTAGCTGACCACGCTAAAGCTGCTGGCAAATAA